The Hyphomonadaceae bacterium ML37 genome includes a region encoding these proteins:
- the nuoF gene encoding NADH-quinone oxidoreductase subunit NuoF, whose protein sequence is MLLQDKDRIFTNLYGRHDWRLEAARQRGCWNGTADILQEGRDWIIDQVKKSGLRGRGGAGFPTGLKWSFMPKDVGARPHYLVVNADESEPGTCKDREMMRNDPHHLVEGCLIASFAMQAHACYIYIRGEYVLERERLEAAIAEAYEAKLIGPGNIHGWDFELYVHHGAGAYICGEETALLESLEGKKGQPRLKPPFPAGAGLYGCPTTVNNVESIAVVPTILRRGADWFSGFGRDGNAGTKVFSISGHVNAPCNIEEAMSIPLRTLIDQYAGGVRGGWDNLKAVIPGGSSVPLLPKDICDDVLMDFDALREHKSGLGTAAVIVMDNSTDVVKAIARISYFYKHESCGQCTPCREGTGWMWRVLERMARGEAEMAEIDGLLDVASQVEGHTICALGDAAAWPVQGLIRHFRHEIEDRINNYRAGKPVFVPVAAK, encoded by the coding sequence ATGCTTCTTCAGGACAAGGACCGCATCTTCACCAATCTCTATGGCCGCCATGACTGGCGCCTGGAGGCGGCGCGCCAGCGCGGATGCTGGAATGGCACGGCGGACATTCTTCAAGAGGGCCGCGACTGGATCATTGATCAGGTCAAGAAATCGGGCCTGCGCGGACGCGGCGGGGCGGGCTTCCCCACCGGTCTGAAATGGTCCTTCATGCCCAAAGACGTGGGCGCGCGCCCGCATTATCTGGTGGTCAATGCCGACGAGTCCGAGCCGGGCACGTGCAAGGACCGCGAGATGATGCGCAACGACCCCCATCACCTCGTCGAGGGCTGCCTCATCGCGTCTTTCGCGATGCAGGCCCATGCCTGCTACATCTATATCCGCGGCGAATACGTGCTGGAGCGCGAGCGCCTGGAGGCGGCCATCGCCGAGGCCTATGAGGCCAAGCTCATCGGCCCGGGCAATATCCACGGCTGGGATTTCGAGCTCTACGTCCATCACGGCGCCGGCGCCTATATCTGCGGCGAGGAGACGGCGCTGCTGGAAAGCCTGGAAGGCAAGAAGGGCCAGCCGCGCCTCAAACCCCCATTCCCGGCAGGCGCCGGCCTCTATGGTTGCCCGACCACGGTCAACAATGTGGAATCCATCGCCGTGGTCCCGACCATTCTGCGCCGGGGCGCCGACTGGTTTTCCGGCTTCGGACGTGACGGCAATGCCGGCACCAAGGTCTTCTCCATCTCCGGGCATGTGAACGCGCCGTGCAATATCGAAGAGGCGATGAGCATCCCGCTGCGCACCCTGATCGACCAGTATGCCGGCGGCGTGCGCGGCGGCTGGGACAATCTGAAAGCCGTTATCCCGGGCGGCTCGTCCGTGCCGCTTCTGCCCAAGGATATTTGCGACGACGTGCTGATGGATTTCGACGCCCTGCGCGAGCACAAGTCGGGCCTGGGCACGGCGGCGGTCATCGTCATGGACAACTCCACCGACGTGGTGAAGGCCATCGCGCGCATCAGCTATTTCTACAAGCATGAAAGCTGCGGCCAGTGCACGCCGTGCCGTGAGGGCACCGGCTGGATGTGGCGCGTGCTCGAACGCATGGCGCGCGGCGAAGCGGAAATGGCCGAGATTGACGGCCTGCTGGACGTGGCCAGCCAGGTGGAAGGCCACACGATCTGCGCGCTGGGCGATGCTGCGGCCTGGCCGGTCCAGGGCCTGATCCGCCACTTCCGCCACGAGATTGAAGACCGCATCAATAATTACCGCGCCGGCAAGCCGGTGTTTGTGCCGGTGGCGGCGAAGTAG
- the nuoH gene encoding NADH-quinone oxidoreductase subunit NuoH, with protein sequence MNEFVTEHGPFWGAVLSIGQIMGFVVVLLLSLAFLLLMDRKVWAAVQMRKGPNTVGAFGLLQSFADFIKFVLKEIIVPAGADRALFLLAPLLTFVYAFVTWAVIPVAPGWVISDLNVGILYVFAISSLGVYGIIIGGWASNSKYPFLGSLRSAAQMVSYEVSIGFVLVTVLLMVGSMNLTDVVNAQAGGFWNWHVLSAGMLPLPAFLITIPMFVIFFISALAETNRPPFDLPEAESELVAGYQVEYSSTPYLLFMIGEYLNIVLMCALMTVLFLGGWHAPFDIAPFTWIHPVFWFAIKVVLCFFMFAMVKALVPRYRYDQLMRLGWKIFLPTSLAAVAVMGGFVVYSNAG encoded by the coding sequence ATGAACGAGTTTGTCACAGAACACGGCCCGTTCTGGGGGGCTGTCCTGTCGATCGGCCAGATCATGGGCTTCGTGGTCGTGCTGCTGCTTTCGCTGGCCTTCCTGCTCTTGATGGACCGCAAGGTCTGGGCGGCGGTGCAGATGCGCAAGGGTCCCAACACGGTGGGCGCGTTCGGCCTGCTGCAGTCCTTCGCCGACTTCATCAAGTTCGTGCTGAAGGAAATCATCGTGCCGGCGGGCGCCGACCGGGCGCTGTTCCTGCTCGCGCCGCTGCTGACCTTCGTCTACGCCTTCGTGACCTGGGCGGTGATCCCGGTGGCGCCCGGCTGGGTCATCTCCGACCTCAATGTGGGCATTTTGTACGTGTTCGCGATCTCGTCGCTGGGCGTGTACGGGATCATTATCGGCGGCTGGGCGTCGAACTCCAAATATCCCTTCCTCGGCTCGCTGCGGTCCGCCGCGCAGATGGTGTCCTACGAGGTTTCCATCGGCTTTGTGCTGGTCACGGTGTTGTTGATGGTGGGGTCGATGAACCTCACAGACGTGGTGAATGCCCAGGCCGGGGGCTTCTGGAACTGGCATGTCTTGTCGGCGGGCATGCTCCCGCTGCCGGCCTTCCTGATCACCATCCCGATGTTCGTGATCTTCTTCATCTCGGCGCTGGCCGAGACCAATCGGCCGCCCTTTGACCTGCCGGAAGCGGAATCCGAACTCGTGGCGGGCTATCAGGTGGAGTATTCCTCCACGCCCTACCTGCTGTTCATGATCGGGGAATACCTCAACATCGTGCTGATGTGCGCGCTGATGACGGTGTTGTTCCTGGGCGGCTGGCATGCCCCCTTCGACATCGCGCCCTTCACCTGGATCCATCCGGTGTTCTGGTTCGCGATCAAGGTGGTGCTCTGCTTCTTCATGTTCGCCATGGTGAAAGCTCTCGTCCCGCGTTACCGCTACGACCAGCTGATGCGCCTGGGCTGGAAAATCTTCCTGCCCACCTCGCTCGCGGCCGTGGCCGTGATGGGCGGGTTCGTCGTTTACTCGAACGCTGGTTAG
- the nuoG gene encoding NADH-quinone oxidoreductase subunit NuoG yields MTDTLRTILIDGEEISVPQDYNLLQAVEAAGGEIPRFCYHERLSVAGNCRMCLVELVGAPKPVASCAFLVRDMRGGPNGEPPAMRTLSPMVKKAREGVMEFLLINHPLDCPICDQGGECDLQDQSMAYGRSGSRYAENKRAVEDKYMGPLIKTIMTRCIQCTRCVRFSTEIAGVPELGATGRGEDMEITTYLEQSMTSELSGNVIDLCPVGALTSKPYAFNARPWELTKTETIDVMDALGANIRVDSRSGGVLRILPRIHDDVNEEWIGDKTRFVWDGLGRQRLDRPYARKDGRLVPIAWDEALAMAAEKLSGDPARIGAIAGDLNEVEGLKAAKDLFDALGVASIDCRQDGAKLGARDGSAPRQSYLFNSTIAGIDQADAILIVGANPRLEAPVLNARIRQRWLNADCQIAVIGEAGDLTYPYEHLGAGPDVLAGLAKKRSGFIQTLKDAKRPMIILGMGALARPDGAQVLRAAGALAKAVGAVSADWNGFNVLHTAASRVGALDLGFLPGEGGRDTHAMLDAAGKGEMDTLVLLGADELDMDRLGKAFVIYVGHHGDAGAMRADLILPGAAYTEKPGLYVNTEGRAQLALRAVFPKGEAKEDWAIFRALSARLGKTLPYDDLNALRAALIEANPVFGQIDYAPGADGAADFDPTTLGEAGEVSNEAFASPIKDYYLTNAIARSSKTMGECSAMAADARVRLQAAE; encoded by the coding sequence ATGACTGACACCCTTCGCACCATCCTCATCGACGGCGAGGAAATCTCCGTTCCGCAGGATTACAACCTGCTTCAGGCGGTCGAGGCGGCGGGCGGGGAGATTCCGCGCTTCTGCTATCACGAGCGCCTGTCGGTGGCGGGCAATTGCCGGATGTGCCTGGTGGAGCTGGTGGGCGCGCCCAAGCCGGTGGCGTCGTGCGCGTTTCTGGTGCGCGACATGCGCGGCGGGCCCAATGGCGAGCCGCCGGCCATGCGCACGCTCTCGCCCATGGTGAAGAAGGCGCGCGAAGGGGTGATGGAGTTCCTGCTCATCAACCACCCGCTGGACTGCCCGATCTGCGATCAGGGCGGCGAGTGCGACCTGCAGGACCAGTCCATGGCCTATGGCCGCTCGGGCTCGCGCTATGCGGAAAACAAGCGCGCGGTGGAAGACAAGTATATGGGCCCGCTGATCAAGACGATCATGACCCGCTGCATCCAGTGCACGCGCTGTGTGCGCTTCTCCACCGAGATTGCGGGGGTGCCCGAGCTGGGCGCCACCGGGCGCGGCGAGGACATGGAGATCACCACCTATCTCGAGCAGTCCATGACGTCGGAGCTGTCGGGCAATGTCATTGATCTGTGCCCGGTGGGCGCGCTGACCTCCAAGCCATACGCCTTCAATGCGCGCCCCTGGGAACTGACCAAGACCGAGACCATCGACGTGATGGACGCGCTGGGCGCCAATATCCGCGTGGATAGCCGCTCGGGCGGCGTGCTGCGCATCCTGCCGCGCATCCATGACGACGTGAACGAGGAGTGGATCGGCGACAAGACCCGCTTTGTGTGGGACGGGCTCGGCCGCCAGCGCCTCGACCGCCCTTATGCGCGCAAGGATGGCCGGCTGGTCCCGATTGCCTGGGATGAAGCGCTGGCCATGGCTGCCGAGAAACTCTCCGGCGACCCGGCGCGCATCGGCGCCATTGCAGGCGATCTCAATGAGGTCGAGGGCCTGAAGGCGGCCAAGGATTTGTTCGACGCGCTCGGCGTGGCGTCCATCGACTGCCGCCAGGACGGGGCGAAGCTCGGCGCGCGCGATGGATCTGCGCCGCGCCAGTCCTACCTGTTCAATTCCACCATCGCCGGGATCGACCAGGCCGACGCCATCCTGATCGTGGGCGCAAATCCGCGCCTTGAGGCGCCGGTGCTCAATGCGCGCATCCGCCAGCGCTGGCTCAATGCCGACTGCCAGATCGCGGTGATCGGCGAGGCGGGCGACCTGACCTATCCCTACGAGCATCTGGGCGCTGGCCCCGATGTGCTGGCGGGGCTCGCCAAAAAGCGCTCGGGCTTCATCCAGACCCTCAAGGACGCCAAGCGCCCGATGATCATTCTGGGCATGGGCGCGCTGGCGCGGCCTGATGGGGCCCAGGTGCTGCGCGCGGCCGGCGCGCTCGCCAAGGCCGTGGGCGCAGTGAGCGCAGACTGGAACGGCTTCAACGTGCTGCACACGGCAGCGAGCCGTGTTGGCGCGCTCGATCTCGGCTTCCTGCCGGGCGAGGGCGGGCGCGATACGCACGCCATGCTGGACGCCGCGGGCAAGGGCGAGATGGATACGCTGGTGCTGCTGGGCGCCGATGAGCTGGACATGGACCGGCTGGGCAAGGCCTTCGTCATCTATGTGGGCCATCACGGCGATGCGGGCGCCATGCGCGCCGATCTGATCCTGCCGGGCGCGGCCTATACCGAGAAGCCGGGCCTCTATGTGAACACCGAGGGGCGCGCCCAGCTGGCGCTGCGCGCGGTGTTCCCCAAGGGCGAGGCCAAAGAGGACTGGGCGATCTTCCGCGCGCTGTCGGCGCGTCTGGGCAAGACGCTGCCCTATGACGATCTCAACGCCCTGCGCGCAGCGCTGATCGAGGCCAATCCGGTGTTCGGCCAGATCGACTATGCCCCGGGCGCCGATGGCGCGGCGGATTTCGATCCGACCACGCTGGGCGAGGCGGGCGAGGTGTCGAACGAGGCTTTCGCCAGCCCGATCAAGGATTATTACCTGACCAACGCCATCGCGCGGTCATCGAAAACCATGGGCGAATGTTCGGCCATGGCGGCTGATGCGCGCGTCCGGCTGCAGGCGGCGGAGTAG
- a CDS encoding NADH-quinone oxidoreductase subunit J yields MLAAAAFYILAATGVISAFMVVTSRNPVRAVLFLIVTFFSAAALFVLLGAEFLAMILLIVYVGAVAVLFLFVVMMLDIDFATLKAASASYLPLGGLIAIVLAAQLALVGFAWVDADGASAYFQAPTPDDTHNIAALGALIYDRYVLFFQLAGLVLLVAMMGAIVLTLRHREGVKRQDMHRQVNRTRAEAVDVIDVKSGEGIG; encoded by the coding sequence ATGCTGGCAGCCGCCGCATTCTACATTCTGGCCGCCACCGGGGTGATCTCGGCCTTCATGGTGGTGACGTCGCGCAATCCTGTGCGCGCGGTGCTGTTCCTGATCGTCACGTTCTTTTCCGCCGCCGCGCTGTTCGTGCTGCTGGGCGCGGAGTTCCTCGCGATGATCCTGCTCATCGTCTATGTCGGCGCGGTGGCGGTGCTGTTCCTGTTCGTGGTGATGATGCTCGACATCGATTTCGCCACGCTGAAAGCCGCGTCGGCGAGCTATCTGCCGCTGGGCGGGCTGATCGCCATCGTGCTGGCCGCGCAGCTGGCGCTGGTGGGCTTCGCCTGGGTCGATGCGGACGGCGCCAGCGCATATTTCCAGGCGCCCACGCCCGACGACACCCACAATATCGCGGCGCTGGGCGCGCTGATCTATGACCGCTACGTCCTGTTCTTCCAGCTCGCCGGCCTCGTCCTGCTGGTGGCGATGATGGGCGCCATCGTGCTGACCCTGCGCCACCGCGAGGGCGTCAAGCGTCAGGACATGCATCGCCAGGTCAATCGCACCCGCGCCGAAGCGGTGGACGTCATCGATGTGAAAAGCGGCGAGGGGATCGGCTGA
- the nuoE gene encoding NADH-quinone oxidoreductase subunit NuoE has protein sequence MSVRRLAKIQPESFAFNEDSEAKIAFWMKKYPEERKASAVIPLLWIAQKQDGWVSEPAMREIAARCAMPYIRVYEVATFYTMFNLEPVGQHLIQVCGTTPCWLRGADGLKAVCEKRIGPKGRGHLSADGKFSWEEVECLGACTNAPMVQISNADGDYYYEDLTPEALEGILDDLAAGKTVESGPVTRRHCSEPTKAKVKVLEDASLFDGSRAKSITLPHSARAAAKPDGDRKSKPASGAAGSAKAAVQAPQKDRQTAADAKAESEAPAAKKQPARKLAGAKTAAAKPAAKKPAAKKPAAKKDE, from the coding sequence ATGAGCGTGCGCCGCCTGGCCAAAATCCAGCCCGAGAGCTTTGCCTTCAACGAAGACAGCGAAGCCAAGATCGCGTTCTGGATGAAGAAATACCCTGAAGAGCGCAAAGCCTCGGCGGTGATCCCGCTCCTTTGGATCGCCCAGAAGCAGGATGGCTGGGTGTCAGAGCCCGCCATGCGCGAGATCGCGGCGCGCTGCGCCATGCCCTATATCCGCGTTTATGAGGTCGCGACCTTCTACACCATGTTCAATTTGGAGCCCGTGGGCCAGCACCTGATCCAGGTGTGCGGCACCACGCCGTGCTGGCTGCGCGGGGCGGACGGGCTGAAAGCCGTGTGCGAAAAGCGCATCGGTCCCAAGGGCCGGGGCCACCTGTCCGCCGACGGGAAGTTTTCCTGGGAAGAGGTGGAGTGTCTGGGCGCCTGCACCAATGCGCCCATGGTTCAGATTTCCAACGCGGACGGGGATTATTATTACGAAGACCTGACGCCGGAGGCTCTGGAAGGCATTCTGGACGATCTGGCCGCTGGCAAAACGGTGGAGAGCGGCCCGGTGACGCGCCGTCACTGTTCGGAGCCGACCAAGGCCAAGGTGAAGGTGCTCGAGGACGCCAGCCTGTTTGACGGCTCGCGCGCGAAATCGATCACGCTGCCGCACTCTGCCCGCGCGGCGGCCAAACCCGATGGCGACCGCAAGAGCAAGCCGGCGTCGGGTGCAGCCGGCAGCGCCAAGGCGGCAGTCCAAGCGCCGCAGAAAGACCGCCAGACGGCGGCTGACGCCAAGGCGGAGTCAGAGGCGCCAGCGGCGAAGAAGCAGCCGGCCAGAAAGCTCGCCGGCGCCAAGACGGCTGCGGCCAAGCCCGCTGCGAAAAAGCCTGCCGCCAAAAAGCCCGCTGCGAAGAAGGACGAATAG
- the nuoI gene encoding NADH-quinone oxidoreductase subunit NuoI: MSRIAQTLRGAALLDFWGAFGLGMKYFFRKKPTINYPFEKGRLSPRFRGQHALRRYPNGEERCIACKLCEAVCPAQAITIEAEPREDGSRRTTRYDIDMVKCIYCGFCAEACPVDAIVEGPNFEFAAETREELYYDKAKLLDNGDRWEREIARNLELDARYR; encoded by the coding sequence ATGAGCCGGATTGCACAAACCCTGCGCGGCGCGGCCCTCCTGGACTTCTGGGGGGCGTTCGGCCTCGGCATGAAGTATTTCTTCCGCAAGAAGCCGACCATCAACTACCCCTTCGAGAAGGGGCGCCTCAGCCCGCGCTTCCGCGGCCAGCATGCGCTGCGCCGCTATCCCAATGGCGAAGAGCGCTGCATCGCGTGCAAGCTGTGCGAGGCGGTGTGTCCGGCCCAGGCCATCACCATCGAAGCCGAACCGCGCGAGGACGGCTCGCGGCGCACCACGCGCTACGACATCGACATGGTCAAATGCATCTATTGCGGCTTCTGCGCCGAGGCCTGCCCGGTGGACGCCATCGTGGAGGGGCCGAATTTCGAATTCGCCGCCGAGACCCGCGAGGAGCTGTATTACGACAAGGCCAAGCTCCTGGACAATGGCGACCGTTGGGAACGTGAGATCGCACGGAACCTCGAACTCGACGCGCGCTACCGCTAG
- the nuoK gene encoding NADH-quinone oxidoreductase subunit NuoK, translating to MIDITLGHYLALSAMILTIGVFGIFANRKNVIILLMSIELILLSVNINLVAFSSYMGDLAGQVFAMFILTVAAAEAAVGLAILVVFFRNHGDIAVDGASMMKG from the coding sequence ATGATCGACATTACGCTTGGCCATTATCTCGCCCTGTCGGCGATGATCCTCACCATCGGGGTGTTCGGGATTTTCGCCAACCGCAAGAACGTCATCATCCTTTTGATGTCGATCGAGCTTATCCTCTTGTCGGTCAACATCAATCTGGTGGCCTTCTCGTCGTACATGGGCGATCTGGCCGGTCAGGTCTTCGCCATGTTCATCCTCACCGTCGCCGCCGCAGAGGCGGCCGTCGGCCTCGCCATCCTCGTGGTCTTCTTCCGCAATCACGGTGATATCGCGGTTGACGGCGCCAGCATGATGAAGGGCTGA
- the nuoL gene encoding NADH-quinone oxidoreductase subunit L, whose protein sequence is MAFIVVFAPLIAAIIAGLFQRQIGDRAAQLVTTGATIAAALGSAWLFVDVALGGNARTYELATWMAVGSFEIAWAIRLDTLSAVMLVVITLVSSLVHVYSWGYMSHDPHRARFFAYLSLFTFAMLALVTADNFIQLFFGWEGVGLASYLLIGFWYKKKSANDAAIKAFVTNRVGDFGLVLGIAAIFAVFGTLKFDDVFAAVGDHADTVLTVFGMNFAALELIAFLLFVGAMGKSAQFFLHVWLPDAMEGPTPVSALIHAATMVTAGVFLVCRSYPIYELADATSAIITVIGAVTAIFAATVGLAQNDIKRVIAYSTCSQLGYMFFAAGLGLYSAAMFHLFTHAFFKALLFLGAGSVIHGLHDEQDMRNMGGIYKLLPATWILMIIGTLALTGVGIPFVGLGFAGFFSKDMIIEEAFMAGMDGVPFGLLAFWIAILAAGLTSFYSWRLIFMTFHGKHRGDPETLKHAHESGWVMLIPLILLAIGAVFAGGVFVSDFVKSGAMDFWAGSLPPGPYAEGNYGPDATGHHPPAWVLVAPVAVTLTGFLAAVYFYMLKPELPGKIAANRGPLHSFLLNKWYFDEIYDVVFVRSTRWLGDLFWKGGDKRIIDGLGPNGVAATVMAGARRIASWQSGYLYHYAFVMLIGVVGLCLWLIAGVGV, encoded by the coding sequence ATGGCATTTATCGTCGTCTTCGCCCCCCTCATCGCCGCCATCATCGCCGGATTGTTCCAGCGGCAGATCGGTGACCGCGCGGCCCAGCTGGTGACCACCGGCGCCACCATCGCCGCGGCGCTGGGCTCGGCCTGGCTGTTCGTCGACGTGGCGCTGGGCGGCAATGCGCGCACCTACGAGCTGGCCACCTGGATGGCCGTGGGCTCGTTCGAGATCGCCTGGGCGATCCGCCTCGACACGCTGTCGGCGGTCATGCTGGTGGTGATCACGTTAGTGTCCTCGCTGGTGCACGTCTATTCGTGGGGCTACATGTCCCATGATCCGCACCGGGCGCGCTTCTTCGCCTATCTGTCGCTGTTCACCTTCGCCATGCTGGCGCTGGTTACGGCAGACAATTTCATCCAGCTCTTCTTTGGCTGGGAGGGCGTGGGCCTGGCGTCCTATCTGCTGATCGGCTTCTGGTACAAGAAGAAGTCGGCCAATGACGCGGCGATCAAGGCGTTTGTCACCAACCGCGTGGGCGATTTCGGACTGGTGCTGGGCATCGCGGCGATCTTCGCGGTGTTCGGCACGCTGAAGTTTGACGATGTGTTCGCCGCCGTGGGCGATCACGCCGACACGGTGCTGACCGTGTTCGGGATGAATTTCGCCGCGCTGGAGCTGATCGCCTTCCTCCTGTTCGTGGGCGCCATGGGCAAGTCGGCGCAGTTCTTCCTGCATGTCTGGCTGCCCGACGCGATGGAAGGCCCGACGCCGGTTTCTGCGCTGATCCACGCCGCCACCATGGTGACGGCGGGCGTGTTCCTGGTCTGCCGGTCTTATCCCATCTACGAGCTCGCCGACGCCACCTCGGCCATCATCACGGTGATCGGCGCGGTGACGGCAATCTTCGCCGCGACGGTGGGCCTCGCGCAGAACGACATCAAGCGGGTGATCGCGTATTCGACCTGCTCGCAGCTGGGCTACATGTTCTTCGCCGCAGGCCTCGGCCTCTATTCGGCGGCCATGTTCCACCTGTTCACCCACGCCTTCTTCAAGGCGCTTTTGTTCCTGGGCGCCGGCTCGGTGATCCACGGCCTGCATGACGAGCAGGACATGCGCAATATGGGCGGCATCTACAAGCTGCTGCCGGCCACCTGGATCCTGATGATCATCGGCACGCTGGCTCTGACCGGCGTGGGCATTCCTTTTGTCGGGCTGGGCTTCGCCGGCTTCTTCTCCAAGGACATGATCATCGAGGAAGCCTTCATGGCGGGCATGGACGGCGTGCCGTTCGGCCTCCTGGCCTTTTGGATCGCGATCCTGGCCGCTGGCCTGACCTCCTTCTATTCCTGGCGCCTGATTTTCATGACCTTCCACGGCAAGCACCGCGGCGATCCTGAAACACTCAAGCACGCCCATGAAAGCGGTTGGGTCATGCTGATCCCGCTGATCCTGCTGGCCATTGGCGCGGTGTTCGCGGGCGGCGTGTTCGTGTCCGACTTCGTGAAAAGCGGCGCCATGGATTTCTGGGCCGGCTCGCTGCCGCCCGGACCCTATGCCGAGGGCAATTACGGTCCGGACGCCACAGGCCATCATCCGCCGGCCTGGGTGCTGGTTGCGCCGGTGGCGGTGACGCTGACCGGCTTCCTGGCGGCGGTATATTTCTACATGCTCAAGCCCGAGCTGCCCGGCAAGATCGCGGCCAATCGCGGCCCGCTGCACAGCTTCCTTCTGAACAAATGGTATTTCGACGAGATCTACGACGTCGTGTTCGTGCGCTCCACGCGCTGGCTGGGCGATCTGTTCTGGAAGGGCGGCGACAAGCGTATCATTGACGGGCTGGGCCCCAATGGCGTGGCCGCCACGGTGATGGCCGGCGCGCGGCGCATCGCCAGCTGGCAGAGCGGGTATCTGTATCACTACGCCTTCGTGATGCTGATCGGGGTCGTGGGGCTGTGCCTCTGGCTCATCGCCGGGGTGGGGGTGTAA
- a CDS encoding NADH-quinone oxidoreductase subunit M, which translates to MLGQLPILSAITFLPAVGAVAILILRALMRAEDQALLERNARGVALFVTLFVFALSVLLVVEFDTAQAGFQFVETIPWLTEVGISYKMGVDGLSVLFVLLTAFLMPICILASWKIERRVADYMAAFLILQTLITGVFCALDLVLFYIFFEGSLIPMFLIIGVWGGAERIYAAFKFFLYTFFGSVLMLGAMIMMFIAAGTTDIEVLLTHPFARDIQTWLWLAFFASFAVKMPMWPVHTWLPDAHVQAPTAGSVILAGILLKLGGYGFLRFSLPMFPDASAFFAPLVFVLSIIAIVYTSLIAFRQTDIKKLIAYSSVAHMGFVTLGIFSMNEIGVQGAIFQMISHGLISGALFLIVGVIYDRFHTRDIAFYGGLVHKMPVFAAFFALFAMANVGLPGTSGFVGELMTMTGAFMVAPIWAAGAALGVIFSAVYMLTLYKKVAFGEMTNPKLEAAQDLNMREWINLGVLGVGVIWLGFFTTPVTDVTRASVNQLIDQYQSALTQEAADLAPSEG; encoded by the coding sequence ATGCTCGGCCAGCTTCCTATCCTGTCTGCGATCACCTTCCTGCCCGCCGTCGGCGCGGTGGCGATCCTGATCCTGCGCGCCCTGATGCGCGCCGAGGACCAGGCGCTGCTGGAGCGCAATGCGCGCGGCGTGGCGCTGTTCGTCACCCTGTTCGTCTTCGCCCTGTCGGTTCTGCTGGTGGTGGAGTTCGACACCGCCCAGGCCGGCTTCCAGTTCGTCGAGACCATTCCCTGGCTCACTGAAGTGGGCATCAGTTACAAGATGGGCGTGGACGGATTGTCGGTGCTGTTCGTCCTGCTGACCGCCTTCCTGATGCCGATCTGCATCCTGGCCAGCTGGAAGATCGAGCGGCGCGTGGCCGATTACATGGCCGCCTTCCTGATCCTGCAGACGCTGATCACCGGCGTGTTCTGCGCGCTGGATCTGGTGCTGTTCTACATCTTCTTCGAAGGCTCGCTGATCCCGATGTTCCTGATCATCGGGGTGTGGGGCGGGGCCGAGCGCATCTACGCGGCGTTCAAATTCTTCCTCTACACCTTCTTCGGCTCGGTGCTGATGCTGGGCGCGATGATCATGATGTTCATCGCGGCGGGCACCACCGATATCGAGGTCCTGCTGACCCATCCGTTCGCCCGCGACATCCAGACCTGGCTATGGCTGGCCTTCTTCGCCAGCTTTGCGGTGAAGATGCCCATGTGGCCGGTGCACACCTGGCTGCCGGATGCGCACGTTCAAGCGCCCACGGCCGGCTCGGTGATCCTGGCGGGCATTTTGCTGAAGCTCGGCGGCTACGGCTTCCTGCGCTTCTCACTGCCCATGTTCCCCGACGCCAGCGCCTTCTTTGCGCCCCTGGTGTTCGTGCTGTCGATCATCGCCATCGTCTACACCTCGCTGATCGCGTTCCGGCAGACCGACATCAAGAAGCTGATCGCCTACTCGTCGGTGGCGCATATGGGCTTTGTGACGCTGGGCATATTTTCGATGAACGAGATCGGGGTGCAGGGCGCCATCTTCCAGATGATTTCCCACGGGCTGATCTCCGGCGCACTCTTCCTGATCGTCGGCGTCATCTATGACCGCTTCCACACCCGCGACATCGCCTTCTATGGCGGGCTGGTGCACAAGATGCCGGTGTTCGCCGCCTTCTTTGCCCTGTTCGCCATGGCCAATGTGGGCCTGCCAGGCACGTCGGGCTTTGTCGGCGAGCTGATGACCATGACCGGCGCCTTCATGGTGGCGCCCATCTGGGCGGCCGGCGCGGCGCTGGGGGTCATCTTCTCGGCAGTCTACATGCTGACCCTCTACAAGAAGGTGGCGTTCGGCGAGATGACCAATCCCAAGCTTGAAGCCGCGCAGGACCTCAATATGCGCGAATGGATCAATCTGGGCGTCCTGGGCGTCGGGGTGATCTGGCTGGGCTTCTTCACCACGCCGGTCACCGATGTCACCCGCGCCTCGGTGAACCAGCTCATCGACCAATACCAGTCCGCGCTGACCCAGGAGGCGGCGGATCTGGCTCCGTCCGAAGGCTGA